Below is a window of Arabidopsis thaliana chromosome 2, partial sequence DNA.
atttaataataaaataatgtttttttaaaaaatcccaaaaaatcATATCTACCCGATCACATACTAAGTCAAATGTAGTTTTAAATAGATTAGGTAGTCTATTTTTAGGGTGTATTTTACTGAATACTTCTTCCGTTTCACAAAAATgtcattttaatttattttattatacatATTCTCCTTCAttataagagtttttaaagaaaatcacggatttagGATGCTGATGTATAAGCATTATACTAATAATACACTAATTTATATAGAATATTGGAATCAATACACTAATAGTACTATTGAAgtctatatataatgttttgtaaaaaattcTTACACAAATCAGTCTAgtaataacattttctttattatcttTTGGATTGGAACGAAAACAAGTACAAAATACGATACATAATCTACAAATAACTCGCAAATAAACAAGTCAAGAAACGGTACAAAGAATCTgcaaacacatttttttttgagagtgtaaacaaataaaatacaaatacaaagtTTTATTGTCCCATACAAAGTAAATTTCCTTTGCCCCACCTTTACTTAAGGCTCATTAACTCATATGACTCATTGGCCCATCTCTGCCAATTGTCACACGACTTGatggttttctttgttttcgaCGAAGTGCTAAAACATGTGGCTCAACTTTGggttccaaaacaaaagattttgaaaataatatatcataacacaaagaaaagaaagaaagatataaagTCAGCTTAAAGCTCTCGCATGGCGTCTCAAGATTGTCATATGTTATTGAGCTTCTTTATATCTACTTTTTTAATCACTGTCGTGACCTCGCAAACTCGATGCCGAAATTTCAAGTCGATCATCAGTTTCGGCGACTCGATTACTGATACTGGAAACTTACTCGGCCTCTCTAGTCCTAACGATCTTCCTGAGTCAGCCTTTCCGCCATACGGAGAAACCTTCTTCCACCATCCGTCTGGTCGTTTCTCCGATGGCCGCCTCATCATCGACTTCATTGGTATTTTAAACGTTTTAACGTTTTGAATTGGCTATGTTTTGATTAAACTTTGAGAGAGTCTCTGTAAAGCAAGATCATAATCTTTGTTTTAGTgcaatttttttcaatttaattgGATTccagtttttgatttttatactgtaataattttttgttttaatatgtATTAAAACCTGAAAAATACGAAAGCATTTtatttcttggtttcttttgttcacagCTGAATTCTTAGGGATTCCACATGTGCCTCCGTTTTATGGAtctaaaaatggaaactttgaGAAAGGAGTTAATTTTGCGGTGGGAGGAGCAACAGCACTAGAATGTTCTGTTCTTGAGGAGAAAGGAACTCATTGTTCTCAAAGCAATATTAGTTTAGGAAACCAGCTTAAGAGCTTCAAAGAGAGTTTACCATATCTTTGTGGCTCCTCATCACCAGGTAGTGAAGATCAagcttttatttgtttccattgaaaataataatattttgtatttgcaATGAATTGAGTTAAGttgtaatgattttgtttgttttagattGTAGAGATATGATTGAAAATGCATTTATTCTCATTGGAGAAATTGGAGGGAATGATTACAACTTCCCATTATTTGATCGCAAGAACATTGAGGAAGTCAAAGAGCTGGTTCCCCTTGTGATCACTACTATTTCTTCGGCGATCTCGGTAAACATTTTTCATCGATTTGTATCGGTTGATTAGTTAGTTTGTAGGAAAATTTAATGTGTTAGTTGCTTTTGGGACTGAATCTTGAATCCAGGAGTTGGTTGATATGGGAGCAAGAACATTCCTAGTTCCTGGAAATTTTCCACTTGGATGCTCTGTAGCCTATTTGACGTTATACGAAAcaccaaacaaagaagaatacAATCCTCTAACAGGATGTTTGACATGGCTGAACGACTTTTCAGTATACCACAACGAGCAGCTTCAAGCAGAACTCAAAAGACTTAGGAATCTTTACCCTCATGTCAACATCATATATGGTGACTACTACAATACTCTGTTGCGCCTTATGCAAGAACCATCCAAATTCGGTTAGCATTTTTGTTCCCTCATTAAATATACGCTGCTTAGTCATTGAGTTACTAACCAAGCTAGATATGCTACCAGGGCTCATGGACAGACCTTTGCCCGCTTGTTGCGGGTTAGGAGGACCATACAACTTCACCTTTAGTATAAAATGTGGGAGTAAAGGAGTTGAATATTGTAGTGATCCTTCGAAGTATGTGAATTGGGACGGCATTCATATGACTGAGGCTGCATACAAATGGATATCCGAGGGCGTACTAACAGGGCCATATGCGATTCCTCCTTTCAATTGGTCATGCCTCGACTCTAAGATTAAGAACAATGAGTCATTACACACACAATATTCTTTGATGAACAGCTGATGCAAGCTTGTCTAAAACATTGAGAGGCAAGAAAGATAATGAGCTATTAAGATGTTttagtaataattaaaaaaaaagataatgagaagaacatatatgtttttaaatgtaTTGTATTGTATTATATTGTTTGGGAGAAAGTGGTTAAGTGGTAGTTGCTAAATCATGTGGTATCTTAGTTGGATTAGAATATTTCAAGAGTTGGATAGAGATAATAAAAGACATATTAAACAATTAATAggagaaaatatcaaatgctAGAAGAGGTGGAAGGACAATGGATTAAACTTTTAtcatttcaaatcaaatcatccaccaaatacaaaataattaagcATGCAAACAAAATTCTTTGGAGCCAATTGAGCCCCACCtagtcaaatatataaatataatgatatataattagttaGTTACttagatatttaaaatcaTGTGATATTACATCAAATAATGATATCTTAACACCcttactaatttaattaaaattatggCCGGGCAGatataagtttaaaatttgttatcttTGAAACGAAAATTATAtagggaaaaagaaaacaatatgtGAATATAGAAGATTGATTTACAACATTTTTCCACACTAAAACCCGAGTTaccaaacacaacaaaaccaaattatacATAGGAaccttttaataaaaattcacaCAAATGAATATCAAAGcacataaaaatttaatcaagAGGATCAATCCAAGTTTTCAGGTTGTTCTCTTGAGAGCAAATGCAGATAGGATGACGAGGAACATGAGAAGAGTCGCAGCAATAAAGGATGCCACCACGGCACCGCTCGTTCCTTGGCAAAAGTCACCAAACTGCTGGCAAACCGGAAGCCAGTTCGAGCTTGAATTCCCGTTGTGCGCCAA
It encodes the following:
- a CDS encoding GDSL-like Lipase/Acylhydrolase superfamily protein (GDSL-like Lipase/Acylhydrolase superfamily protein; FUNCTIONS IN: hydrolase activity, acting on ester bonds, carboxylesterase activity; INVOLVED IN: glycerol biosynthetic process, lipid metabolic process; LOCATED IN: endomembrane system; EXPRESSED IN: 20 plant structures; EXPRESSED DURING: 13 growth stages; CONTAINS InterPro DOMAIN/s: Lipase, GDSL (InterPro:IPR001087); BEST Arabidopsis thaliana protein match is: GDSL-like Lipase/Acylhydrolase superfamily protein (TAIR:AT1G28610.2); Has 3560 Blast hits to 3506 proteins in 242 species: Archae - 0; Bacteria - 391; Metazoa - 0; Fungi - 2; Plants - 3156; Viruses - 0; Other Eukaryotes - 11 (source: NCBI BLink).), with the protein product MASQDCHMLLSFFISTFLITVVTSQTRCRNFKSIISFGDSITDTGNLLGLSSPNDLPESAFPPYGETFFHHPSGRFSDGRLIIDFIAEFLGIPHVPPFYGSKNGNFEKGVNFAVGGATALECSVLEEKGTHCSQSNISLGNQLKSFKESLPYLCGSSSPDCRDMIENAFILIGEIGGNDYNFPLFDRKNIEEVKELVPLVITTISSAISELVDMGARTFLVPGNFPLGCSVAYLTLYETPNKEEYNPLTGCLTWLNDFSVYHNEQLQAELKRLRNLYPHVNIIYGDYYNTLLRLMQEPSKFGLMDRPLPACCGLGGPYNFTFSIKCGSKGVEYCSDPSKYVNWDGIHMTEAAYKWISEGVLTGPYAIPPFNWSCLDSKIKNNESLHTQYSLMNS